The following is a genomic window from Solanum stenotomum isolate F172 unplaced genomic scaffold, ASM1918654v1 scaffold23186, whole genome shotgun sequence.
AGTGGAGAAACTTATGGAGTTTTGGGAACAACTAGTTTGCTTCCTAGAATATCAATTTTTCCTAATGGAATACCGAGTTTTACAACTCAATTATTCGAATTTGGGTACTTAGATCGTGTGTATACAAAATCAGATCTAAAAGAATTGTCCCAACTACCATCAAAATTGTTCGAAGCAATTAAGAATTTCGCCCAAGGCAATGGAGTTTACTGCAGGTTCTTTAGCATATCAATGGAATGCCAGGATTTGCAAGCATACTATCCTACTCTCAACTACATTTCtgttgaaaaaattaaagatttcaatGTTAAGGCCACAGGAGTTGATAAAAAACTTCCTCACCTTAATAAAAAATGGATTCAAACTAGAAGAGCGTTAGGAATAAAAGTCTTATACGCTATCCTAACCAGATTTTACAAAGAAGATTGTAGAGTCATCGATCAAGACAGTGATTGGGTCTTGATTACTAAAGGTAAAACTAAGTCCAAAGAACTGAAAGAAAGAATACTCGACATAGAGCTCCACCGGCTAGGAGCAACGGAAGAAACTTGGAAACTAGCATGCAAAATGCTAGATCATGATCATGCTTGATGTAgcataaaagaaagaagatgaCGTAAGCACTTACGTCAAGAAGCATTAAAGAAAAGGAATCCTTTTCTTTTCCTCACAAATAAAGGTCACATCATCTGACCAATTATTTCAAAAGAAGACAATGGACCGTCCATTATCTTATCACAAAGGAATCTTCAGGCCCCAACAATCAAAAGCTAAGGACTAGAAGATAATTATGTAATAAATTAGGGAAGTccctaaaataattttcttttgtaataAGTCCCTCCTTATATCTATAAAAGGAGAGGAACTTCATACGGAGAAGGCAGACTAGATTTTTCGAGAGAAAAACACTCTGAGAGAATTAAGTACCTTCGAGAGTATGAGTTTTTGTGAGTAGTACTTTCTCCCGCCAgggaaaagtattttttaattaagttttgagtatagtatatgtatatatatggtgtgtatgtaaaaattaaaatatgaaataaacagTTGGTTTCTATACATCTCTTCTTATAACTCCATCCATAGTCTTAAGTGAAGGTTGCGATCTTCAGCCTTAAGATAATTTTCTCTTGATTTCAATGACAACATCAACACAATTGCATTATTATTTACACTTCTTAcctatgtttgtatgaatacatGTAAATGGAAGTTTGATTGAGAGTAGTTGATCACTTACCAAAAGATGTACGTACCTCCATACCATACACACCTCGAAaggaaaatcaaaatattacaaaacatAAGGAAAGTTTGGGTAGAACTTCAGCTACACTCAAGACAAACTTTAAACAGAAGTAGCAATTCAACAAGTGACCGTACAAGAAATCAATTACTTGCGTTGCCAAATTTTCCAGCCAGCCACGGCAGTTATTGCACTACCTACAATTATCCTGGATGCATTCACAGTAATAACTGCACCAGCGGCAGTACCCAATGCACCAACTCCAGCGCAGATAGTACCTACTGCACCAACTGCACCAACAACAACACCCACTGTATCCACTACAGTATAGAACGTATCTTTGGTACAAAAACCAGACGATTGCTCATGATCCTGCAATTAGATTAGCTCATCACcttaattttgaatatattatgtaatttttttcgAATGAACCGTTTGCTCTCACCTGTAATAATATGTCCTCTTGCATGTAGACCATGGAACAAGCGTCTTGAAAAGTGGGTAGAGGCCACTTTGATGATATTGTGTTTTTGAGGGGCAAGTATTCAATAGGCAAACCAGCAAGAAGTTGCAACACCATGTCTAAATCTGAGATCGGACTGTCGATTTCTGCTAGAGAATTGGCTATGGATTTCAATTTATTCACATAGGATTCGATTGTTTCGAGATCCCCTTTTCTGGTACTTTGAAATTGCATTTTCAGTTGAACTTGCCTGGAAGTCATTCTTAACTGACTGAACTCTGCTTCTATCTCTCtggttttttttcttattctctGAGTTGACTTTAAAATTTGTGTGTTATGACTCGTTTGGTACTACTCATAAGGAATAACTAATTTTGAAATAGTATGacataaattggaaaaaaaagaatattacatATCTGAACTAGCTTACTGGTGAAGTAAGTCATAGATTGACAGAAAATGAGCTAACTTGGTCTTTAGGTCGGAGGGAATATGAAAGCTATAATGAAATAGacatatttttgtcttttttatcGATCTACTTTTCATAGTGGACCGTAAATTCCACTCTAGTTCAATAATTTTGGtaacaataataaaaagtttGTCAATTCACAATGGGACCCAAACTGCCTTACACATTATTGGCTCCGTTCAATTTCCTaaagcaaaaaattatttactttgatCATGTTTGATACGGTaagaatataatttaattaaaaaactgatattttaaaaattattttaacaaattGTGATCAAAGAAAATACTGTTTGCCTATTTTAATAGTAACAAATAtagattgaaacaaaaaaaaaaaaaaacattttgcaTTATAGATTATAATCTCATAATTAAGTTGGGGTTTAGCCATAGATTCCCCCTTCCTCTGTCGTTTACTTGCTATCAGAGATATGCAAAGGTTAGTGCCACTTATCGTGTATCGAGAGAgaaataaacttttattttaacgGAGAAATTTTACAAATAGccattaaaattaattttattaggcACCATAGTTATAGTTTACTAATTACGATTCGTATCTACATGTTAGAGGGAGAAGAGAGGCGAACGAGATTGAAGAGGGAAGAGAGAGTCGagtgagagaggtgaattgtatttgCATAACTgtcgaattgtatatgtatatatgttagataattatatatatgtaactggtatACGTATGTATTTGAATATTTGGTGAGCACGATTGGTagaaggaggagagaggcgagcgagagagagcagagagtggagagagacgAATTGTATTCGTATATCtgtcatataattgtatatgtatatgtataatttatatttgtatgtatAAGAGAGGAAAAAGGCGAAAGAGGTGTATGTAATTATAACTAAAAAAAGGCGGCAAGtgataattaattcaaattataactatattagttaattaactagtatatatttacTTATCTGCATCAGTTTCCTATTTTAATCACACGGTTTATCTATTGTTTTTACCTTATATAATTCTTATTGTCAAGCAACTCTTTAAAAATAGCACTgcaaaattagttttttttttttttttggtttctcacTCGGTATTTGTAGTTTAAATTAGAGTTCTGACTAAATTTGAATCGCGCTCTGCAGAGTCCATTAGAAAGTGGTGCTCTTAACAGAATTTTCTCTTACAAGTATTAGGTAAAGTAATacaattatatatgaaaaaattataggGAGAAAATGAGGGACTGGATAGCAACATTTTATTAGTATATTTTGTACTTTACGATAAAAGATTTAAAGTAGTACGATGAGACAACATTATtggttactttttatttttaataacttTATTGGCGGGTGAAGTCAAGAAATGTATTATTCAGAATATCAACTTTCTTTACACGATGCTTTTTTCTTTCCACACGttttaagaaaatgataattttttctatcttaatttatatgatatagtttttttaaaaataaaaataaaattatataataatatatagcttaacttcaaaatttatatattaccttaataaaatgattaataTCTATATAAATATCGTAATGTTTATTTAAActgtaaattttaatttattttttttaatcagatTCTTCAATTGGAAAATTCATTGTTAAAGTTTCTACCTGACTGAACTCCGCTTCTATCTCTGGTTTTTCTTATTCTCTGAGTAGAGTAAAATATGAACCCTTTAGTACTGTTTGAATTAGTGTGTTATGATTCGTTTGGTACTAGTGATAAGGAataactaattttgaaattaattttaagatgaattattttattttattttattttgataaaatcatTAGATTAGTTAATagtgttatttttatttcacatAGAGatggaaataataattttgaataattaatcTCAAAATAACTGGTACCTCGGTCAAACAAACTCTTACTGtttaaaattttgatgttaattCAAATATAAACCAATCTTCAAAAAACATCTTTCACTTTGAATTTAGGTGttgaatctttaatttttttaatgtgattTTAGATGTTGAAttctttagtattttttaagataaaattttcatatttatattatatatacaacaTCTTATATGCATTTGTTTATTTCATTGTAAACTATCGAACTTGCTAAATGACGGAACTtcttaaacattttaaaatttagtggTAATTTTTACGGTTAAGACATATGCAATATTTTAAGTACAAAAAGAATGttgaaaatttattataaaaatattgtttagGGTCGGGAAATATTGTCTGGTAATTATGTgcagaaattatatatatatgaacataattgttttttttcttaagtctaaaaaattatcaaactaAACATTTATTATCGCAtgtcaaatgaaaaaaaaaatgtttatacaAATATTTGGAGGTCAAGTATGCAGGTTGAATTTTtctatccaaaaaaaaaagaatttaccAATTGATTTATACTTATCGTTTCTCGTATTATGAATCCAAGCTTAAAGAAAACTCAAATATCGTATTAAAAACTGGAACGAAATATTGCTTAGGTTATTGGTTATATAGaagtattaaataattatattaatgtCATAAAAGGGTGTTTTTGGAATGTGGTTGAAAGATTAtcatttaaataagtttggttacaaaaatttaaaaataagggTTATGAGTGTAATATCTGAAACCACAAGGGAAGTAAGTGTCATAAAGTTAAATGTGAGGGGAGGTCTCTGAAGTTAttcttaaaaattttaatttttatttttttgacttaaaatctactctctttttttcggcttatccaaacgggctctaaaaCTATTCTCTTCAACTAATCTGGGTCTATTACGGAGTAATTAATCCTTTACcaaaaaatataaggaaaaaggtctgaaatatatccaaATTTTGACCGAAATTGCTGTAACAATACCGAATTTTGGAAAGGGCCTTTTACCCCTAcattatttaataatgtattttaaatgtatatatatgtccaCGTGAACATCATAAATAAGtatatcattataaatagtaacatGTCCACGTAGGtacatatatacatttaaaattcactataaaatactccctccgtccctatttagttgtccatatttcctcttttagttgtccctatttagttgtccattttgacaaatcaagaaaggacaacaaattttttcctattatacccttatttaaataaagttgtcataaataaaataaataaacttatgaactTCCCAACATTTATTAGTTATCTTGAGtgaatatattttgaaattgtaagttatactataagggtaaaattgtaacttcactatactaatcattgttgccttaatctgtgtgtcatttctaaagtgtacaactaaatagggacggagggagtagtatagAGGTAAAAAGTCCtccataaaatttgatattgtaacaacaatttcgaccaaagttaaagtatttttcaaaccatttttccaaaaatatacCTCCATACCATACACACCTCAAAAGGAAAATCAAAATATTGCAAAACACAAAGGAAAGTTTGTGTAGAACTTCAACTGCATATCATAATACATCTCTAGACAAACTTTAAATAGAAGTAACAAATCAAGCTTTTGATTacacaaaatgaaaataactatTAATTAAGTGATCATAAAAGAAATCAacccaattaattatttgggagGAAGCGTCTGCCAATTTTTCCAGCCAGCCATGACCCTTACTGCTCTAAATACAATCATCCTGGATGCACCAACTGCACCAACCACAGTACCCAATGGAGCAGCAATGACAGTACCCAATCCCAAATGTACCAGCTGCAGCTACGACAGTACCCAATGCTATTGTAACAAACATTTTCAGTTAACAAAATCCATTCAAATAACTTAATAATGATAGaaatctctaaaaaaaaaaaatgtcaaaatatccttatcagaaaagATTTTGACCGACAATTTATTTCTTAGGTCAATTAAATTgacaataaattttatcatttatgCACCTATTCCACaatcataaatttaagaatagttttagatttgacaaaaaagaatttaaaaaagggaaaaaaatggcATTGATGTGTCCAGGGATTTAAAGAAAAAGGAGGAAGCGAAAGGaaggaaaaaaggaaaggatTATCAGTcaaaaatgtaagaaaaaaaaatttacacatGTTAAACGCGTGGATTT
Proteins encoded in this region:
- the LOC125851172 gene encoding uncharacterized protein LOC125851172, with protein sequence MTSRQVQLKMQFQSTRKGDLETIESYVNKLKSIANSLAEIDSPISDLDMVLQLLAGLPIEYLPLKNTISSKWPLPTFQDACSMVYMQEDILLQDHEQSSGFCTKDTFYTVVDTVGVVVGAVGAVGTICAGVGALGTAAGAVITVNASRIIVGSAITAVAGWKIWQRK